One stretch of Microbacterium terrae DNA includes these proteins:
- a CDS encoding amino acid ABC transporter permease, whose translation MDQYLATFPMFWQGFQVTLLLLVVAGVLSLVLGTVIAAMRISPIGSLRMFAAFWTEIARNTPLTLVFFFFAVVVPFLGLRAPFIPLAIAALTYYTSPFVAEALRSGINGVPQGQAEAARSIGLGFGQTVSLVVLPQAFRMTIPPLINVFIALTKNTSVAGGFFVFELFAATRQLANANGNMVILILLTAAALYLVITVPLGLFAGRLEKRLVVQR comes from the coding sequence GTGGACCAGTACCTCGCCACATTCCCGATGTTCTGGCAGGGCTTCCAGGTGACGCTCCTGCTGCTCGTCGTCGCCGGCGTGCTGTCGCTGGTGCTCGGCACCGTGATCGCGGCGATGCGCATCTCGCCGATCGGTTCGCTGCGCATGTTCGCCGCGTTCTGGACCGAGATCGCCCGGAACACCCCGCTCACCCTCGTCTTCTTCTTCTTCGCCGTCGTGGTGCCCTTCCTCGGACTCCGCGCGCCCTTCATTCCGCTGGCGATCGCGGCGCTGACGTACTACACCTCGCCGTTCGTCGCCGAGGCGCTGCGATCGGGCATCAACGGCGTTCCTCAGGGCCAGGCGGAGGCCGCGCGCAGCATCGGTCTCGGCTTCGGTCAGACGGTGTCGCTCGTCGTGCTGCCGCAGGCATTCCGCATGACGATCCCGCCGCTGATCAACGTCTTCATCGCTCTGACGAAGAACACGTCGGTCGCCGGCGGATTCTTCGTCTTCGAGCTCTTCGCGGCAACCCGACAGCTCGCCAACGCGAACGGCAACATGGTCATCCTCATCCTCCTGACGGCCGCGGCCCTGTACCTCGTGATCACCGTCCCGCTGGGGCTGTTCGCGGGCCGCCTCGAGAAGCGTCTGGTGGTGCAGCGATGA
- the infC gene encoding translation initiation factor IF-3, translating into MSDPRTNDRIRVPEVRLVGPAGEQVGVVRIEVALRLAQEADLDLVEVAPNSKPPVVKIMDYGKFKYEAAQKAKEARRNQANTVLKEVRFRLKIEAHDYITKLKRAEGFLQSGDKVKAMILFRGREQSRPEQGVRLLRKFAEDVAEFGTVESNPTIDGRNMVMVIAPHKNKSEVKTEQNAQRAATKEANRAARTGAAASSEPAPAE; encoded by the coding sequence ATCAGCGATCCCCGCACCAACGACCGCATCCGCGTTCCCGAGGTCCGCCTCGTGGGCCCCGCGGGTGAGCAGGTCGGCGTCGTCCGCATCGAGGTGGCGCTGCGCCTGGCCCAGGAGGCCGACCTCGATCTCGTCGAGGTGGCCCCGAACTCGAAGCCCCCCGTGGTCAAGATCATGGACTACGGCAAGTTCAAGTACGAGGCTGCGCAGAAGGCCAAGGAAGCGCGTCGCAATCAGGCGAACACCGTCCTCAAGGAGGTCCGGTTCCGTCTGAAGATCGAGGCACACGACTACATCACCAAGCTCAAGCGCGCCGAAGGCTTCCTGCAGTCGGGTGACAAGGTCAAGGCCATGATCCTGTTCCGCGGTCGCGAGCAGTCGCGTCCCGAGCAGGGTGTGCGCCTCCTCCGCAAGTTCGCGGAGGACGTCGCCGAGTTCGGCACCGTGGAGTCCAACCCCACGATCGACGGCCGCAACATGGTGATGGTCATCGCCCCGCACAAGAACAAGTCCGAGGTGAAGACCGAGCAGAACGCGCAGCGTGCTGCCACGAAGGAAGCCAACCGCGCGGCCCGCACCGGTGCCGCAGCGTCGTCCGAGCCGGCACCCGCCGAGTAG
- a CDS encoding amino acid ABC transporter ATP-binding protein yields the protein MATPDAPAEAPRTSNINVRRGEALVVVDHVDKHYGDLHVLKDINTVVNRGEVVVVIGPSGSGKSTLCRAINRLETIDGGSITIDGVPLPEEGKALATLRADVGMVFQSFNLFAHKTVLENVTLGPIKVRGLKKKDAEEKAMQLLDRVGVANQAKKMPSQLSGGQQQRVAIARSLAMNPKLILMDEPTSALDPEMINEVLDVMIGLASEGMTMIVVTHEMGFARKAADRVLFMADGAIVEEATPEEFFTNPQSGRAKDFLSKILDH from the coding sequence ATGGCGACACCTGACGCACCGGCAGAGGCGCCGCGCACCTCGAACATCAACGTCCGTCGTGGCGAAGCTCTCGTGGTCGTGGACCACGTCGACAAGCACTACGGCGACCTCCACGTCTTGAAGGACATCAACACGGTGGTCAACCGTGGCGAGGTCGTCGTGGTGATCGGCCCCTCGGGGTCGGGCAAGTCGACGCTGTGCCGCGCGATCAACCGACTCGAGACCATCGACGGCGGATCGATCACGATCGACGGCGTGCCGCTCCCCGAGGAGGGCAAGGCGCTGGCGACACTCCGAGCCGACGTCGGCATGGTGTTCCAGTCGTTCAACCTCTTCGCCCACAAGACCGTGCTCGAGAACGTGACCCTCGGGCCGATCAAGGTGCGCGGGCTCAAGAAGAAGGACGCGGAGGAGAAGGCGATGCAGCTCCTCGACCGCGTCGGCGTCGCCAACCAGGCCAAGAAGATGCCGAGCCAGCTGTCGGGCGGACAGCAGCAGCGCGTCGCGATCGCGCGATCGCTCGCGATGAACCCGAAGCTCATCCTCATGGACGAGCCGACGAGCGCGCTCGACCCCGAGATGATCAACGAGGTGCTCGACGTGATGATCGGGCTCGCGAGCGAGGGCATGACGATGATCGTCGTCACCCACGAGATGGGCTTCGCGCGCAAGGCGGCCGACCGCGTGCTCTTCATGGCCGACGGCGCCATCGTCGAGGAGGCGACCCCGGAGGAGTTCTTCACGAACCCGCAGAGCGGGCGTGCGAAGGACTTCCTCTCGAAGATCCTCGACCACTAG
- a CDS encoding DUF1844 domain-containing protein has protein sequence MSTIPPADDPRHTHWEEQERAAAAATRDIADVPAVEVITTAAVHLMSAAAVKVGLADDPAAQTDLDEARKLINALAGLITAGAPEISDMHARSLRDGLRSLQLAFREGSVIPDPIGKGPGEKWTGPVT, from the coding sequence GTGAGCACGATTCCGCCCGCCGATGACCCCCGCCACACCCACTGGGAGGAGCAGGAGCGCGCCGCGGCAGCCGCCACGCGCGACATCGCCGACGTGCCCGCGGTCGAGGTCATCACGACCGCCGCCGTGCACCTCATGAGCGCCGCCGCCGTGAAGGTCGGCCTCGCCGACGACCCGGCCGCTCAGACCGACCTCGACGAAGCCCGCAAGCTCATCAACGCCCTCGCCGGCCTCATCACCGCCGGGGCGCCCGAGATCAGCGACATGCACGCGCGGTCGCTCCGCGACGGACTGCGCTCGCTGCAGCTCGCGTTCCGCGAGGGGTCGGTCATCCCCGACCCGATCGGCAAGGGGCCCGGCGAGAAGTGGACCGGCCCCGTCACCTGA
- a CDS encoding TrmH family RNA methyltransferase has translation MLENPRSHRVRAVAKLHKRSARQETGLFILEGPQAAREALAYSPETIVDMFATPTAMERHGDVRAAARDAGIEIEYATESVIGALADTVTPQGIVAVARQAPTSLRDVFAASPRLVAICEEVRDPGNLGTIIRAADAAGADAVVLTGRTVDPYNPKVVRATTGSLFHLPVAVGVDLATAVDRAHAAGVRVIAADVGGGDFLASRHLLAEPTAWLFGNEARGLEDSAIALADTTLRLPIFGRAESLNLATAASVCLYETAFAQRAAG, from the coding sequence GTGCTCGAGAACCCCCGGTCGCACCGCGTGCGCGCCGTCGCAAAGCTCCACAAGCGCAGTGCGCGCCAGGAGACAGGCCTGTTCATCCTCGAGGGCCCTCAGGCGGCGCGCGAGGCGCTCGCGTACAGCCCCGAGACGATCGTCGACATGTTCGCGACACCGACGGCGATGGAGCGGCACGGCGACGTGCGGGCTGCTGCGCGCGACGCCGGCATCGAGATCGAGTACGCGACCGAGTCCGTGATCGGCGCACTCGCCGACACCGTCACTCCGCAGGGGATCGTGGCCGTCGCCCGGCAGGCGCCGACCTCGCTGCGCGACGTGTTCGCGGCATCCCCTCGCCTGGTCGCCATCTGCGAAGAGGTCCGCGATCCCGGCAACCTCGGGACGATCATCCGCGCAGCCGACGCAGCCGGAGCCGACGCCGTGGTGCTGACCGGACGCACTGTCGATCCGTACAACCCGAAGGTGGTCCGGGCCACCACCGGGTCGCTCTTCCACCTGCCCGTCGCCGTGGGCGTCGATCTGGCGACAGCCGTCGACCGGGCTCACGCGGCCGGCGTGCGCGTGATCGCCGCAGATGTGGGCGGCGGGGACTTCCTCGCCTCACGCCATCTCCTCGCCGAGCCGACGGCCTGGCTCTTCGGCAACGAGGCCCGCGGCCTCGAGGACTCGGCGATCGCGCTGGCCGACACGACGCTGCGGCTGCCGATCTTCGGCCGCGCCGAGTCGCTCAACCTCGCCACCGCGGCGAGCGTGTGCCTGTACGAGACCGCATTCGCGCAGCGCGCCGCCGGCTGA
- a CDS encoding glutamate ABC transporter substrate-binding protein, which translates to MKRFRLPLIALAAVGALALSACASGTEDPGATTAPEPEEMSFEEGTTMAALNEAGEITIGTKFDQPLFGLMGPSGTPEGFDVEIGKIIASHLGIAEDKITWKEAVSANREPFIENGEVDIVIATYTINDTRKEVISFAGPYYMAGQSILVLADNDDITSEDDLVGQPVCSVTGSTPAEKLAEIGAEPVLTDTYSNCLEPLRTGAVVAVSTDNVILAGLAAQNEGEFKVVGEPFTEEPYGIGLTLDDTDFRMWINDVLEESYADGTYEEAWNSTAGTVLPFVDPPTPDRY; encoded by the coding sequence ATGAAGCGATTCAGACTCCCCTTGATCGCGCTTGCGGCCGTCGGCGCCCTCGCGCTGTCGGCGTGTGCGAGCGGAACCGAAGATCCGGGCGCGACGACCGCGCCCGAGCCCGAGGAGATGAGCTTCGAAGAGGGCACCACGATGGCAGCCCTCAACGAGGCCGGCGAGATCACGATCGGCACGAAGTTCGACCAGCCGCTGTTCGGCCTCATGGGCCCGTCGGGAACCCCCGAGGGCTTCGACGTCGAGATCGGCAAGATCATCGCCTCGCACCTGGGCATCGCCGAGGACAAGATTACGTGGAAGGAGGCCGTGTCGGCCAACCGCGAGCCGTTCATCGAGAACGGCGAGGTCGACATCGTCATCGCCACGTACACGATCAACGACACCCGCAAGGAAGTCATCTCGTTCGCCGGCCCGTACTACATGGCCGGTCAGTCGATCCTGGTGCTCGCCGACAACGACGACATCACCAGCGAAGACGACCTGGTCGGACAGCCGGTCTGCTCGGTGACGGGCTCGACCCCCGCCGAGAAGCTCGCCGAGATCGGTGCCGAGCCGGTGCTCACCGACACGTACTCGAACTGCCTCGAGCCGCTGCGCACCGGCGCGGTCGTGGCCGTCTCGACCGACAACGTGATCCTCGCCGGCCTGGCGGCGCAGAACGAGGGCGAGTTCAAGGTCGTCGGCGAGCCGTTCACCGAAGAGCCCTACGGCATCGGGCTGACGCTCGACGACACCGACTTCCGCATGTGGATCAACGACGTGCTCGAGGAGTCGTACGCGGACGGCACCTACGAGGAGGCGTGGAACTCGACGGCCGGCACCGTGCTGCCGTTCGTCGACCCGCCGACTCCCGACCGCTACTGA
- a CDS encoding pyridoxal phosphate-dependent decarboxylase family protein, with translation MEDQTGATHPNNEDEIPAEGLPTRAGAELHRALDAAHRHAVAWLDSVAERPIRPETDVDGILGALDTTLHDESRSAAAVVDELAAIAEPGLMAMGSPRFYGFVIGGSHPAALAADWLVSAWDQNTGSRQPTPATAGLEEVAGAWLLELLGLPAGSGVGFATGASSANFACLVTARDAVLRDRGYDASTGGLQAGPRLRFLAGDAVHTSVVLAGRLAGLGAPETVGADAQGRIDVPGLERALAADPDAATVVALQAGDVHSGAFDDFAIAIAVARDAGAWVHVDGAFGLWAAASSRYTDLTDGVAEADSWATDAHKTLNVPYDCGVAIVRDEAAMTSSLGAHAAYLPAVAAVSDPYDRVPELSRRARGVTVWAALRALGRRGVADLVDGLADAASALADGFAEIPGLEVLNDVAFTQVCLASGDDAQTLALGEWLRAEGTVWASSSNWQGRAVVRFAVSNRGTDAEAVARTVDAVARGAEALGIR, from the coding sequence ATGGAAGATCAGACTGGGGCGACGCACCCGAACAACGAAGACGAGATCCCCGCCGAGGGGCTGCCGACGCGGGCGGGGGCGGAGCTGCATCGGGCGCTCGATGCCGCCCATCGCCATGCCGTCGCGTGGCTCGACTCGGTGGCGGAGCGGCCGATCCGGCCCGAGACCGATGTCGACGGCATCCTCGGCGCGCTCGACACGACGCTCCACGACGAGAGCAGATCGGCCGCCGCCGTCGTGGACGAACTCGCTGCGATCGCGGAGCCGGGGCTGATGGCGATGGGGTCGCCGCGGTTCTACGGCTTCGTGATCGGGGGATCGCATCCCGCGGCGCTCGCCGCCGACTGGCTCGTCTCGGCGTGGGATCAGAACACCGGGTCGCGTCAGCCGACGCCGGCGACCGCGGGCCTCGAAGAGGTGGCGGGGGCGTGGCTGCTCGAGCTGCTGGGACTTCCGGCGGGCAGCGGCGTGGGCTTCGCGACCGGCGCGTCGAGTGCGAACTTCGCGTGCCTCGTCACCGCGCGCGACGCGGTGCTGCGCGACCGCGGGTACGACGCGTCCACCGGCGGCCTGCAGGCGGGTCCGCGACTGCGGTTCCTCGCCGGCGATGCGGTGCACACGTCGGTCGTGCTCGCCGGGCGGCTCGCGGGTCTGGGGGCTCCCGAGACCGTCGGCGCCGATGCGCAGGGCCGCATCGACGTTCCGGGGCTGGAACGCGCCCTGGCGGCGGATCCGGATGCGGCGACGGTCGTCGCGCTGCAGGCGGGCGACGTGCACTCGGGGGCGTTCGACGACTTCGCGATCGCGATCGCTGTCGCTCGCGACGCCGGGGCATGGGTGCACGTCGATGGGGCGTTCGGGCTGTGGGCGGCGGCGAGCAGCCGCTACACGGATCTGACCGACGGCGTCGCCGAGGCGGACTCGTGGGCCACGGACGCGCACAAGACCCTCAACGTGCCGTACGACTGCGGGGTCGCGATCGTGCGCGACGAGGCTGCGATGACGTCGTCGCTCGGCGCTCACGCCGCCTATCTGCCTGCCGTCGCCGCCGTGTCCGACCCGTACGACCGGGTGCCGGAGCTGTCGCGTCGCGCGCGCGGCGTGACCGTCTGGGCGGCGCTGCGGGCGCTCGGCCGCCGAGGTGTGGCCGATCTCGTCGACGGGCTCGCCGATGCGGCATCCGCTCTCGCCGACGGGTTCGCCGAGATCCCGGGGCTCGAAGTGCTCAACGACGTCGCCTTCACCCAGGTGTGCCTGGCGTCGGGCGACGACGCGCAGACGCTCGCGCTGGGGGAGTGGCTGCGGGCGGAGGGAACCGTGTGGGCGTCGTCGTCGAACTGGCAGGGCCGCGCGGTGGTGCGGTTCGCGGTGAGCAACCGCGGGACGGATGCCGAGGCGGTGGCGCGCACGGTCGACGCCGTCGCACGCGGGGCCGAGGCCCTCGGCATCCGCTGA
- the rplT gene encoding 50S ribosomal protein L20, producing MARVKRAVNAHKKRRVILERASGYRGQRSRLYRKAKEQVTHSLVYAYRDRRKRKGDFRRLWIQRINAAARQNGITYNRFIQGLGLAGVQVDRRMLAELAVNEPKTFASLVETAKKALPENVNAAKTA from the coding sequence ATGGCTAGAGTCAAGCGGGCCGTCAACGCCCACAAGAAGCGTCGCGTCATCCTCGAGCGCGCCTCCGGTTACCGGGGCCAGCGTTCGCGTCTGTACCGCAAGGCGAAGGAGCAGGTCACCCACTCGCTCGTCTACGCGTACCGCGACCGTCGCAAGCGCAAGGGTGACTTCCGTCGCCTGTGGATCCAGCGCATCAACGCCGCAGCGCGCCAGAACGGCATCACGTACAACCGCTTCATCCAGGGCCTCGGCCTCGCGGGTGTGCAGGTCGACCGTCGCATGCTCGCCGAGCTCGCGGTGAACGAGCCCAAGACCTTCGCCTCGCTCGTCGAGACCGCGAAGAAGGCGCTCCCCGAGAACGTCAACGCCGCCAAGACGGCCTGA
- the rpmI gene encoding 50S ribosomal protein L35 encodes MPKQKTHSGAKKRFKITGTGKLKKQQAGMRHNLEGKSSRRTRRLNQDQVLSKADTKQAKKLLGI; translated from the coding sequence ATGCCGAAGCAGAAGACCCACTCGGGTGCCAAGAAGCGCTTCAAGATCACCGGTACCGGCAAGCTCAAGAAGCAGCAGGCCGGAATGCGCCACAACCTCGAGGGCAAGTCGAGCCGTCGCACCCGTCGCCTGAACCAGGACCAGGTGCTGTCGAAGGCCGACACCAAGCAGGCCAAGAAGCTCCTCGGCATCTGA